In the genome of Candidatus Bathyarchaeota archaeon, the window GATGCTGTCAGGTGGGCTAAGGAGGCGGGACTCTTTGTCGGGGGCTTCTTCATATTCAATGTTCCAGGAGAGACTGAGGAGACCATGGAGAGGACCTTCAACCTGATCCAGAGGGTTCCGGTTGACGCCATAGAGGTGAACCTCCTCACTCCATACCCTGGGACACCCTTATGGCACCGGCCTGAGGACTTCGGCATGAGAATAATAAATTTCGACTTCGACTATTACACCACAAAGAAGTATGTGATGGAGAACCTCAATTTCCCCAGAGATCGATTTATCCCCGCCTTCAAGAGCCTTCTGAAAAGGCTAAACCTTGTTCCTGTTCCAGGTTATCAGCCCGAGATATATGACTTCCTCAAGAGGCCCCCAAGGATGGAGGTTTGGAGGAGAAGGGGCCTCGTGGAGATCTTAAGGTCTCCATTCAGAGCCCAGTAGGTAGAGTTCTTCTCCACTCTCCTATGAACATATCCAAGATCTCCCTTTGGAATCTAGACCGACTCTCTCTACCCTCCATAACCTGTCTGCTTTTTAGCTTCTCCCTTAACTTCTCGTAGAATTCTCCTCTACAAGTCTCTCTAAGTATCATAGGCTGGAGGTCTAAGAGGCTAGAGAAGAGGTCCATGAATCTCAGGGATGCGTAGCTCCTATCCTCCGTGAACTCTATGGCATAGTTGAGGGTGCGGAGGAGGATATCGAAGAACCTTTCTTCAAGCTCCTCAACCAACCTCAACTACCTCCAGCCTCTTCCACCTATTTCCAAAGGAGTTGAGGTACACAACCTCCGAGAGGGGCTTCCTAGCTGGAGGACTCGGAACCCTGTCTGGGTAGCCTAGAGAGACTAGAAGTATGGGCTCCCAATCCTCGGGTGCATTAAGGATCTTCCTGATGGCCTCCCTGTTGAATGATGCTATTGCGCAGCTGCCTATACCAAGGGAGTGGGCTGCGAGTAGGATGTTCTCCGCGGCGAAACCTGCATCTAGGAACTCTATGAAGCCTGGCTTTTGAGTTCCTATCACTATAGCCGAATAGGCGTCCCCGTAGAATCCTGGGGAGCAGTTCTTCACCATCCTCAGGACCTGTGGATCCTTCACATAGATATAACTTAGGGGTTGTCTGTTGCCCCCTGAGGGGGCCCACCTAGCGGCATCCAGGATCTTCACGATATCCTCATCAGGTATCTCCCCAGGCCTGAATCTTCTAATGCTTCTCCTCGTCCTAATCACATCTATAACATCCATATCGTATCATGCTTCTGAAAAACATAGATCTAATAAATCTTGCTGATTA includes:
- a CDS encoding nitroreductase family protein — translated: MDVIDVIRTRRSIRRFRPGEIPDEDIVKILDAARWAPSGGNRQPLSYIYVKDPQVLRMVKNCSPGFYGDAYSAIVIGTQKPGFIEFLDAGFAAENILLAAHSLGIGSCAIASFNREAIRKILNAPEDWEPILLVSLGYPDRVPSPPARKPLSEVVYLNSFGNRWKRLEVVEVG